From a region of the uncultured Desulfatiglans sp. genome:
- a CDS encoding conserved hypothetical protein (Evidence 4 : Unknown function but conserved in other organisms) — MDEQQQKDIAVFRFGVISDFFCQKLTRGEKERLLREKCSRQWQIPHSERTRLARTTILSWIKAYREGRQRLEALYPQSRSDRGMPRSIHDEAAAVIVTLRRRMPRCTLMVLLSELENRKLLRSDELPSYSSLYRFLKKENLLHLDQSAPVDRRKFEAESPNDIWQADAMHGPMILDGEKRRKTYLFAFLDDMSRLIPHAAFYFSENLECYLDALRSALLKRGLPRKLYTDNGSAFRSKLLQETTASLGIALVHSRPYKPQGRGKIERWFLTVQKQFLPTLSSNLDLRGLNEKLEEWIHSVYHQRPHGSTGQSPIQRFAEKMECIRPAPRNLEDFFRKRARRKVANDRTIALNGKVYEAPVPLIGKQVTLLYHDHDPTRVEVHLDNLSYGFLTPLDLHVNCRVRRSRSQDLVIDSAPPKSVPSGRLPFSLAKEPR, encoded by the coding sequence ATGGACGAACAGCAGCAAAAAGACATCGCCGTTTTCCGGTTCGGGGTGATCAGCGACTTTTTCTGCCAGAAATTGACCCGGGGAGAGAAAGAGCGGTTGCTCAGAGAGAAGTGCTCCCGGCAGTGGCAGATCCCCCACTCAGAGCGTACCCGGCTTGCCCGCACCACGATCCTTTCCTGGATCAAGGCGTATCGGGAAGGCCGGCAGAGGCTCGAAGCCCTTTACCCTCAATCCAGAAGCGACCGGGGCATGCCCCGCAGCATCCACGATGAGGCCGCTGCCGTCATCGTCACGCTGCGCAGGCGGATGCCCCGCTGCACCCTCATGGTTCTTCTCTCGGAACTTGAAAACCGCAAGCTTTTGAGGTCGGACGAGCTGCCGAGCTACTCTTCATTGTACCGCTTCCTTAAAAAGGAGAACCTCTTGCACCTCGATCAGTCCGCACCGGTCGATCGGAGAAAGTTCGAGGCCGAATCCCCCAACGACATTTGGCAGGCCGATGCCATGCACGGTCCCATGATCCTCGATGGGGAAAAGCGGCGGAAAACGTACCTCTTCGCTTTCCTCGACGACATGAGCCGACTGATCCCCCACGCTGCCTTCTACTTCAGCGAAAACCTCGAATGCTACCTCGACGCCTTGCGCTCAGCGCTCCTCAAGCGCGGCCTCCCACGCAAACTCTACACCGACAACGGCAGCGCCTTCCGCTCCAAACTCCTCCAGGAAACCACCGCCAGCCTCGGCATCGCGCTGGTTCACTCCCGGCCTTACAAACCCCAGGGTCGGGGCAAAATAGAGCGTTGGTTCCTCACCGTGCAGAAACAGTTCCTCCCCACACTCAGCTCCAACCTCGATCTCAGGGGCCTCAATGAAAAGCTCGAAGAGTGGATCCACTCCGTCTACCATCAACGTCCCCACGGATCCACGGGTCAAAGTCCCATCCAGCGCTTTGCCGAAAAAATGGAGTGCATCCGCCCCGCCCCCAGAAACCTCGAGGACTTCTTCCGTAAGCGTGCCAGGCGAAAGGTCGCCAACGACCGCACCATCGCCCTGAATGGCAAGGTCTATGAGGCGCCTGTTCCCCTCATCGGAAAACAGGTCACGCTCCTTTACCACGACCATGATCCCACCCGGGTTGAAGTGCACCTGGACAACCTCTCCTACGGGTTCCTCACCCCTCTGGATCTGCACGTCAACTGCCGGGTGCGCCGGTCCCGCTCTCAAGACCTCGTCATAGACAGCGCTCCTCCAAAATCCGTCCCATCCGGCCGGTTACCCTTTTCTCTCGCAAAGGAGCCCCGATGA
- a CDS encoding AAA ATPase: protein MKPHYLNFFGFTREPFGSELELDQILQTAEVVAVAERFDYTLRLGAVALVTGEVGAGKSTALRWAISRLHPSEYRPIWVTATSGSILELYRQLCSALDCDLQGSSRATLLRIIRRQVLDLVLSRKQTPVLVIDEASLLRLEVLAEVHTLLQFEADSKPYLPMILVGQNHLADLLTYRTSLPLSSRIIARYHLQGIDRETLGTYLLHHLKITGITRPLFSEQALTAIHQGSGGILRRANHLARGALIAAAAEKIQQVAAEHVRVAATELL, encoded by the coding sequence ATGAAACCCCATTATCTCAACTTTTTCGGCTTTACTCGTGAACCGTTCGGCTCCGAACTCGAGCTCGATCAGATCCTTCAGACCGCCGAAGTGGTGGCCGTGGCCGAGCGCTTCGATTACACCCTGCGCCTGGGCGCCGTCGCACTGGTGACCGGTGAGGTCGGTGCGGGCAAGTCCACGGCCCTGCGCTGGGCCATCAGCCGTCTTCACCCCTCCGAGTATCGCCCCATCTGGGTGACGGCAACTTCTGGCTCCATCCTCGAGTTGTATCGCCAGCTCTGCTCTGCCCTCGACTGCGATTTGCAGGGCTCCTCCCGCGCCACCCTCCTGCGCATCATCCGCAGGCAGGTCCTCGATCTCGTCCTCAGCCGCAAGCAGACCCCGGTGCTTGTCATCGACGAGGCTTCACTCCTGCGCCTCGAGGTCCTGGCCGAGGTCCATACTCTCCTTCAGTTCGAAGCCGACTCCAAACCCTATTTGCCCATGATCCTCGTCGGCCAGAACCACCTGGCCGATCTGCTGACCTATCGTACCTCGCTTCCCCTCTCTTCCCGCATCATCGCCCGCTATCATCTCCAGGGGATCGACCGGGAGACCCTCGGTACCTATCTCCTGCACCACCTCAAGATCACCGGCATCACCCGCCCCCTTTTCTCCGAGCAGGCCCTGACCGCCATCCACCAGGGCTCGGGCGGCATCCTCAGGCGGGCTAACCATCTCGCCCGCGGTGCCCTCATCGCTGCGGCCGCAGAAAAGATCCAGCAGGTCGCCGCCGAACACGTCCGTGTCGCCGCAACCGAACTCCTCTGA
- a CDS encoding Integrase catalytic region: MDAVLRKLHRFFRQKWHLAVLHPEKGRWIVQPHPDHIPYLKALNASGCHILLQPLEQSRYLLADDLSWERVCRHHRQPDNTWRPGRMVVETSPHNFQVWIRSAHPLDLHHKRILLHMLHSDPAADPNNRFGRCPGFRNRKPCHRTPDGQYPLSRLIWVDYNSSAIIPQHLFQAMTPSSPQPFPPPPPGGAVCLSSPPSRSRYLRATESETDFAYVLALLRRGYSEHAIRSLLIEQRTSWDHHQGERRKNAYINTTIAKAKTIIQNKSVQITPKITTNRPG, encoded by the coding sequence ATGGACGCTGTGCTTAGAAAACTCCACCGCTTCTTTCGCCAAAAATGGCACCTGGCGGTTCTCCATCCGGAAAAAGGACGCTGGATCGTCCAGCCCCATCCCGACCATATCCCTTATCTCAAGGCCCTCAACGCCTCAGGCTGCCACATCCTCCTTCAACCCCTTGAACAATCCCGCTATCTCCTGGCCGATGATCTGTCCTGGGAGAGGGTTTGCCGTCACCATCGCCAACCTGACAACACCTGGAGGCCCGGTCGCATGGTCGTCGAGACCTCCCCTCACAACTTCCAGGTCTGGATCCGTTCTGCCCACCCCTTGGATCTCCACCATAAACGCATCCTCCTCCACATGCTTCACAGCGATCCGGCCGCCGATCCCAACAACCGTTTCGGCAGGTGCCCCGGCTTCCGCAACCGCAAACCCTGCCATCGGACCCCCGACGGGCAATATCCACTCTCTCGCCTCATCTGGGTCGACTACAACTCCTCGGCCATCATCCCCCAGCATCTCTTCCAGGCAATGACTCCGTCTTCCCCTCAACCCTTTCCCCCTCCACCCCCAGGGGGGGCGGTGTGCCTTTCTTCCCCTCCATCTCGCTCCAGATATCTGCGCGCTACCGAATCCGAAACCGACTTCGCCTACGTCCTCGCCCTCCTCAGACGCGGGTACTCCGAACACGCCATCCGCTCCCTCCTCATCGAGCAACGGACCTCCTGGGATCATCACCAGGGCGAACGGAGGAAAAATGCCTATATCAATACAACCATCGCCAAGGCCAAGACCATCATCCAAAACAAGTCTGTCCAAATTACCCCGAAAATCACCACCAATCGTCCAGGATAA
- a CDS encoding hypothetical protein (Evidence 5 : Unknown function) has translation MDRLVLDDGLGLGDGCIDIGIFPPFALVMIPGGPLLDEEGADGVFGVPASEEGEDVGEVGFGFGSAQISGARWRGRKAHRPPWGWRGKGLRGRRSHCLEEMLGDDGRGVVVDPDEAREWILPVGGPMAGFAVAEAGAPAETVVGIGGRIAVKHVEEDAFMVEIQGVGRTDPDLEVVRGGLDDHATGPPGVVRLAMVTANPLPGQIIGQEIAGLFKGLKEDVAA, from the coding sequence TTGGACAGACTTGTTTTGGATGATGGTCTTGGCCTTGGCGATGGTTGTATTGATATAGGCATTTTTCCTCCGTTCGCCCTGGTGATGATCCCAGGAGGTCCGTTGCTCGATGAGGAGGGAGCGGATGGCGTGTTCGGAGTACCCGCGTCTGAGGAGGGCGAGGACGTAGGCGAAGTCGGTTTCGGATTCGGTAGCGCGCAGATATCTGGAGCGAGATGGAGGGGAAGAAAGGCACACCGCCCCCCCTGGGGGTGGAGGGGGAAAGGGTTGAGGGGAAGACGGAGTCATTGCCTGGAAGAGATGCTGGGGGATGATGGCCGAGGAGTTGTAGTCGACCCAGATGAGGCGAGAGAGTGGATATTGCCCGTCGGGGGTCCGATGGCAGGGTTTGCGGTTGCGGAAGCCGGGGCACCTGCCGAAACGGTTGTTGGGATCGGCGGCCGGATCGCTGTGAAGCATGTGGAGGAGGATGCGTTTATGGTGGAGATCCAAGGGGTGGGCAGAACGGATCCAGACCTGGAAGTTGTGAGGGGAGGTCTCGACGACCATGCGACCGGGCCTCCAGGTGTTGTCAGGTTGGCGATGGTGACGGCAAACCCTCTCCCAGGACAGATCATCGGCCAGGAGATAGCGGGATTGTTCAAGGGGTTGAAGGAGGATGTGGCAGCCTGA
- a CDS encoding Two component system sensor histidine kinase — protein MRHETKRLTKDGRVLDVVIRAAVYDAFASTPAGELIIIRDVTREKRIAQHNAAMLRISTGLHAHPDLEGLLDYISSEVRVLVNAQGAIVVLRDEEKNELFFLGVAYDDRDLQRKAKEIRYPADYPGVAAQVIRTGEPLLIPDTSRFENYSSFVDQQLGYTTHDILAVPLRSGDHIIGVLLALNKQEGVFDQTDVELLMTVAGTLGLSIENARFADQIRRAYMEVSSMNRAKDKVINHLSHELKTPISVLLLSLTILSRKLAELSDRSWQNTIERARRNLDRLMEIQYQVEDIMRERPYPHYGILVSLLDACADELEALIAEEVGEGPAVVRIRRRIDALFAPRESVPEEIRLDAFVPDVLEKIEALFPHREIHVATDIATVPPVWLPPDVAEKVVEGLVKNAIENTPDEGYVHVRVSGKEGRVILEVQDEGVGITAENQRRIFEGFFTTRDTMAYSSKRPYDFNAGGKGIDLLRMKVFGERYGFEIDMASLRCRFIPKEADECPGRISACRFIRDGAGCRESGGTTFRVEFPTADRRK, from the coding sequence ATGCGGCATGAGACGAAGCGGCTGACAAAGGACGGGCGTGTGCTCGATGTTGTCATCCGCGCGGCTGTTTACGATGCCTTTGCCAGCACTCCGGCAGGCGAGCTGATCATCATCCGGGATGTGACCCGTGAGAAGCGCATCGCACAGCACAATGCCGCCATGCTGCGCATCAGCACGGGCCTCCATGCCCACCCGGATCTCGAAGGGCTTCTGGACTACATCAGCAGTGAGGTCCGGGTCCTGGTCAATGCCCAGGGGGCCATCGTCGTCCTCAGGGATGAGGAGAAGAACGAACTTTTCTTTCTGGGTGTGGCTTACGATGACCGCGATCTCCAGCGGAAGGCGAAAGAGATCCGTTATCCTGCGGACTACCCGGGTGTAGCGGCGCAGGTCATCCGGACCGGCGAGCCGCTCCTCATCCCTGACACGTCCCGGTTCGAGAATTACTCCTCCTTCGTCGATCAGCAGCTCGGCTATACGACCCACGATATCCTGGCGGTGCCCTTGAGGAGCGGGGATCACATCATCGGCGTCCTCCTGGCGCTCAATAAGCAGGAAGGCGTATTCGATCAGACGGACGTGGAATTGCTGATGACCGTGGCGGGCACCTTGGGCCTTTCGATAGAAAACGCGCGTTTTGCCGATCAGATCCGCCGGGCCTACATGGAAGTGAGCAGCATGAACCGGGCGAAGGACAAGGTCATCAACCACCTGTCCCATGAGCTGAAGACGCCGATTTCCGTCCTGCTCCTTTCTCTCACGATCCTTTCCCGTAAACTGGCCGAGTTGTCAGACCGCTCCTGGCAGAACACCATCGAACGCGCCCGCCGTAATTTGGATCGCTTGATGGAGATCCAGTACCAGGTGGAGGACATCATGCGGGAGAGGCCCTATCCCCACTATGGCATCCTTGTGTCGCTACTGGATGCCTGCGCCGACGAACTCGAGGCGCTGATCGCCGAAGAGGTTGGAGAAGGCCCTGCTGTGGTCCGTATCCGGCGGCGTATCGACGCCTTGTTCGCACCGCGTGAGAGCGTCCCGGAGGAGATCCGGCTGGATGCCTTCGTTCCGGACGTCTTGGAAAAGATCGAAGCGCTTTTCCCTCATCGCGAGATCCATGTGGCCACCGATATCGCGACGGTTCCGCCGGTCTGGCTTCCGCCTGATGTGGCGGAGAAGGTCGTCGAAGGGCTGGTCAAGAACGCGATCGAAAACACCCCGGATGAAGGGTATGTTCACGTCAGGGTGAGCGGCAAAGAAGGCCGTGTCATCCTGGAGGTCCAGGATGAAGGGGTTGGGATCACGGCCGAGAATCAGAGGCGGATCTTCGAGGGGTTTTTCACCACACGGGATACGATGGCCTACTCGTCCAAAAGGCCTTACGATTTCAATGCCGGGGGAAAGGGCATCGACCTCCTGCGTATGAAGGTGTTCGGCGAGCGCTATGGATTCGAGATCGACATGGCGTCTCTACGCTGCCGATTCATCCCGAAAGAGGCGGATGAATGCCCCGGGCGGATCAGCGCATGCCGATTCATCCGGGATGGGGCCGGGTGCCGTGAGTCGGGGGGGACGACCTTTCGCGTCGAATTCCCGACCGCTGATCGACGAAAATGA
- a CDS encoding conserved hypothetical protein (Evidence 4 : Unknown function but conserved in other organisms) gives MIETGVIHGRFQVLHRDHMRYLMAGKALTRHLVVGITNPDPQQTGFDAADPERSVPSANPLTYFERYILLKHALLAEGLGPKEFSIVPFPINLPELYRYYVPLSATFFLTIYDAWGRRKKERFETLGLKIHVLWEKPPAEKGLSGKAVRARMATGEAWESLVPPATIPLLNDWAVPERLRLAAMRPGEGEE, from the coding sequence TTGATCGAAACAGGCGTCATCCATGGGCGGTTCCAGGTTCTGCACCGGGACCACATGCGGTATCTGATGGCGGGTAAGGCCCTGACACGTCATCTGGTGGTCGGCATTACGAACCCGGATCCGCAGCAGACCGGCTTCGATGCCGCGGACCCCGAACGAAGCGTGCCTTCGGCCAATCCTCTCACCTATTTCGAGCGCTATATCCTGCTGAAACATGCCCTCCTGGCGGAGGGACTGGGCCCGAAGGAATTCTCGATCGTCCCCTTTCCGATCAACCTGCCTGAACTCTATCGCTACTACGTACCCCTCTCCGCGACCTTTTTCCTGACGATTTACGATGCCTGGGGAAGACGGAAAAAGGAACGCTTCGAGACGCTCGGACTCAAGATCCATGTCCTGTGGGAGAAACCACCCGCGGAGAAAGGTTTGAGCGGCAAGGCGGTCCGCGCCCGAATGGCCACGGGCGAGGCATGGGAATCCCTTGTCCCGCCGGCGACCATTCCATTGCTGAACGACTGGGCGGTTCCCGAACGGCTTCGCCTTGCAGCCATGCGGCCCGGTGAAGGCGAAGAATGA
- a CDS encoding conserved hypothetical protein (Evidence 4 : Unknown function but conserved in other organisms), translating to MDLKGYFEDTKGRGILATADSEGRVDLAVYAKPHFMDDGSVAFIMADRLTHHNLLSNLYAAYLFMEEGTGYKGKRLFLKKLREEQDTELLYSLRRRKYAAEEEHEEASRFLVFFEVEKILPLIGSGEKA from the coding sequence ATGGACCTGAAAGGCTATTTCGAAGACACCAAGGGACGGGGCATCCTTGCCACCGCTGATTCGGAAGGACGTGTCGATCTGGCTGTCTACGCAAAACCCCACTTCATGGATGACGGATCCGTAGCCTTCATCATGGCCGACCGGCTGACGCACCACAACCTTCTTTCCAACCTATACGCCGCCTATCTTTTCATGGAGGAAGGCACGGGGTACAAAGGCAAGCGGCTGTTTCTGAAAAAACTCCGGGAGGAGCAGGACACGGAACTGCTCTACAGCCTGCGAAGGCGAAAATACGCCGCCGAAGAGGAACACGAAGAGGCCTCCCGGTTTCTGGTCTTTTTCGAGGTCGAGAAGATCCTTCCGCTCATCGGATCCGGGGAAAAGGCTTAA
- a CDS encoding hypothetical protein (Evidence 5 : Unknown function), with protein MRRQPDRHVLPNQRWQGCPVPWCLRNSLSGPWVPPRLRGLNLRGRLRCWHVERWPVSMRHTGDAHPEMVFLANLGVNLHVCLCGDLQVASAQTLDFIDISQKSSFPGWKLSPTAKSFPDGNKLRFRLQSASIFRRARRKLLRIPCDRAVRRLGDPFEHPRVEPLVGRVKGVPVEDAEKALGSEP; from the coding sequence TTGCGTAGACAGCCAGATCGACACGTCCTTCCGAATCAGCGGTGGCAAGGATGCCCCGTCCCTTGGTGTCTTCGAAATAGCCTTTCAGGTCCATGGGTGCCTCCACGTCTTAGGGGTCTGAATTTGCGCGGCCGCCTGCGCTGTTGGCATGTCGAGCGGTGGCCGGTCTCCATGCGTCACACAGGGGATGCCCATCCAGAAATGGTCTTTTTGGCCAATCTCGGCGTCAATCTGCACGTTTGCTTGTGCGGCGACCTGCAGGTCGCCTCCGCGCAAACACTTGATTTCATTGATATTAGCCAAAAATCCTCATTTCCGGGTTGGAAACTTAGTCCTACCGCGAAATCATTTCCGGATGGAAACAAGCTAAGGTTTCGTCTGCAAAGCGCAAGCATTTTTCGCAGGGCGAGGCGCAAACTGCTGCGGATCCCCTGCGATCGGGCGGTGCGTCGCCTTGGCGATCCCTTTGAGCATCCCCGTGTAGAGCCACTGGTGGGCCGGGTAAAAGGCGTACCAGTAGAGGATGCCGAAAAGGCCCTTGGGTCGGAACCGTGA
- a CDS encoding NAD-dependent epimerase/dehydratase, which translates to MDDRPVLVTGATGYVGGRLVPLLLEAGHRVRVVGRSAAKLRCRPWAAHPLLEIAEADMLDEAALTTACKGCRAAFYLVHSMNPRSKDFDRTDREAAEHMARAAAAGGVGRIIYLGGLGSNHPRASKHLRSRGEVARILQSGKVPATFLRAAVILGAGSASFELIRYLVERLPVMTTPRWVRNPIQPIAISNVLQYLKGCLEHEETRGNTYDIGGPDVLTYQRLLETYAEEAGLPRRVIIPVPVLSPRLSSHWLHLVTPVPISLAKPLVEGLSVPVVCEENRIREIIPQRLLSCREAIRRALEQTRSGSGIATCWSDAGPIRIPEWLDCGDASYAGGTLFECGYRVVIEGQAEEIWEPITRIGGSTGWYFADTLWALRGAMDRMVGGVGLRRGRREPREIRYGDALDFWRVIGVEEGRRLLLLAEMKLPGEATLEFRLQPIGENRTLLEQYSRFRPKGLFGILYWYAFYPAHQWLYTGMLKGIAKATHRPIAGDPQQFAPRPAKNACALQTKP; encoded by the coding sequence ATGGACGATCGACCTGTACTGGTAACCGGCGCCACAGGCTACGTCGGCGGGAGGCTGGTCCCGCTGCTCCTCGAAGCGGGCCATCGCGTCCGGGTGGTAGGCCGGTCAGCCGCCAAACTGCGCTGCCGCCCCTGGGCGGCCCACCCGCTGCTCGAAATCGCCGAGGCCGACATGCTGGACGAAGCTGCGCTCACAACTGCCTGCAAAGGCTGCCGCGCGGCCTTCTACCTCGTCCATTCCATGAATCCGCGAAGCAAGGACTTCGACAGAACCGACCGGGAGGCCGCGGAGCACATGGCCCGCGCGGCCGCTGCTGGAGGTGTGGGGCGGATCATCTATCTCGGAGGGCTCGGCTCGAACCACCCCCGGGCAAGCAAACACTTGCGCTCCCGTGGTGAAGTGGCCCGCATCCTCCAGTCCGGCAAGGTCCCCGCCACCTTTCTGCGGGCCGCGGTCATCCTGGGGGCCGGGAGCGCCTCTTTCGAGTTGATCCGCTACCTCGTCGAGCGCCTGCCCGTGATGACCACCCCGCGCTGGGTCCGAAATCCCATCCAGCCGATCGCCATCAGCAACGTCCTCCAGTATCTGAAAGGCTGTCTGGAGCACGAGGAAACCCGTGGGAACACCTATGATATCGGCGGACCGGATGTGCTCACCTACCAGCGGCTGCTCGAGACCTATGCCGAAGAGGCCGGCCTGCCGAGGCGCGTGATCATCCCCGTTCCGGTGCTGAGCCCGAGGCTGAGTTCGCACTGGCTCCACCTGGTGACTCCGGTCCCCATCTCTCTTGCCAAACCCCTGGTCGAGGGGCTGTCCGTCCCGGTGGTCTGCGAAGAAAACCGGATCCGGGAGATCATCCCCCAACGTCTGCTTTCGTGCCGGGAGGCCATCCGGCGGGCTCTTGAACAGACGCGGAGCGGCAGCGGGATCGCGACCTGCTGGAGCGACGCCGGTCCCATTCGCATTCCCGAGTGGCTGGACTGCGGGGATGCCTCCTATGCCGGGGGAACCCTCTTCGAATGCGGATACCGCGTCGTCATCGAAGGGCAGGCCGAGGAAATCTGGGAGCCGATCACGCGAATCGGGGGCAGCACGGGATGGTATTTCGCCGACACCCTTTGGGCCCTGCGCGGCGCCATGGACCGGATGGTCGGCGGGGTCGGGCTGCGGCGCGGACGCCGTGAGCCTAGGGAGATCCGATACGGCGACGCCCTCGATTTCTGGCGGGTCATCGGCGTCGAAGAAGGCCGGCGACTGCTGCTGCTGGCCGAGATGAAACTTCCCGGTGAAGCGACCCTCGAGTTCAGGCTGCAGCCGATCGGGGAAAACCGGACCCTCCTCGAGCAGTATTCACGGTTCCGACCCAAGGGCCTTTTCGGCATCCTCTACTGGTACGCCTTTTACCCGGCCCACCAGTGGCTCTACACGGGGATGCTCAAAGGGATCGCCAAGGCGACGCACCGCCCGATCGCAGGGGATCCGCAGCAGTTTGCGCCTCGCCCTGCGAAAAATGCTTGCGCTTTGCAGACGAAACCTTAG
- a CDS encoding Methyltransferase domain protein yields MNEVQSVLQEKGFEWSPANLAGAFSRLDDSNDEVFYATDRFVSHLDRTALETVEKVIGDLVVEEAPVILDLMAGWDSHLPASLRPARVVGLGLNKNELDRNPALTERVLHDLNADPHLPFADETFDVVLNTVSVDYMTNPFEVFKEVGRVLKPGGLFLVIFSNRMFPRKAVKIWRESGEEERVILVQEFFERSGVFDEPKEFLSKGRPRPSDDKYADMGIPSDPVYAVYAERKGGADRSRRPEPVVPYRGRLDEKGLEERKKAVKETLCCPHCGERLKKWLVPDNPFAQTWDNDYMYICFNDACPYYVRGWDHMHRDGNRGTSYRLMYHPEKDRCFPIPVPTPKALRDGIVEKDE; encoded by the coding sequence ATGAACGAGGTGCAGAGTGTTTTGCAGGAAAAGGGTTTCGAGTGGAGTCCCGCGAATCTTGCGGGGGCCTTTTCGCGCCTGGACGATTCGAACGACGAGGTGTTCTACGCGACGGACCGTTTTGTCAGCCACCTGGATCGGACGGCTCTCGAAACCGTCGAGAAGGTGATCGGGGACCTGGTGGTGGAGGAGGCTCCGGTCATCCTGGACCTCATGGCGGGCTGGGATTCGCATCTGCCGGCGTCCCTCCGTCCCGCACGCGTCGTAGGGCTGGGGCTGAACAAGAATGAACTGGACCGCAATCCCGCGTTGACCGAAAGGGTTCTTCATGACCTGAATGCGGACCCGCACCTTCCGTTTGCGGACGAAACCTTCGATGTTGTCCTGAACACGGTTTCCGTAGACTATATGACCAACCCCTTCGAGGTCTTCAAGGAAGTGGGACGCGTCCTCAAGCCGGGAGGGCTCTTCCTGGTGATCTTCTCCAACCGGATGTTTCCCCGGAAAGCGGTCAAGATCTGGCGTGAATCCGGGGAGGAGGAGCGGGTGATCCTCGTGCAGGAGTTCTTCGAGCGGAGCGGGGTGTTCGACGAGCCGAAGGAGTTTCTTTCAAAAGGCCGGCCGCGTCCCTCGGATGACAAATATGCGGACATGGGGATTCCGAGCGATCCGGTATACGCCGTTTATGCTGAGCGGAAGGGCGGTGCAGATCGGTCAAGGCGCCCTGAGCCGGTCGTGCCCTATCGCGGGAGATTGGATGAGAAAGGGCTCGAGGAACGTAAAAAGGCGGTCAAAGAGACCCTCTGCTGCCCTCACTGCGGGGAGCGTCTGAAGAAGTGGCTCGTTCCCGACAACCCGTTTGCCCAGACCTGGGACAACGACTATATGTACATCTGCTTCAACGATGCCTGCCCTTACTATGTACGGGGGTGGGACCACATGCACCGGGACGGGAACCGCGGGACCTCCTATCGTCTGATGTATCATCCCGAGAAGGACCGCTGTTTCCCGATCCCGGTTCCCACGCCGAAGGCGCTTCGGGACGGGATCGTCGAAAAGGACGAGTAG
- a CDS encoding conserved hypothetical protein (Evidence 4 : Unknown function but conserved in other organisms), with protein sequence MDNARIKLGVSTCLLGQDVRYDGGHKLDRFIRDTLGQYVDYVPVCPEVECGLGVPREAMRLVGEPSAPRLVTIRSGRDLTDQMLRWTEKRLAELAGEGLCGFIFKSNSPSSGMERVKVYTDKGMPNKAGRGIFAGLFMDRFPLIPAEDEGRLHDPRLRENFIERIFTLRRWRETLAGNKGLGQLVQFHTRHKLLILSHSEKHYREMGKLVAEGKTRPVEELYASYETLLMTALALKTTNRKNTNVLQHMLGYFKRDLSADEKQEMLTLIDQYAQGLIPLIVPITLLNHYVRKYRQGYLAEQVYLNPHPTELKLRTHV encoded by the coding sequence ATGGACAACGCGCGGATCAAACTCGGCGTAAGCACCTGCCTTCTCGGTCAGGACGTCCGGTATGACGGCGGGCACAAACTCGACCGTTTCATCCGGGACACGCTCGGTCAGTACGTGGACTACGTCCCTGTCTGCCCGGAGGTGGAATGCGGCCTGGGGGTGCCGCGGGAGGCCATGCGGCTGGTAGGCGAACCATCGGCGCCGCGCCTGGTCACGATCCGCAGCGGACGGGACCTGACGGACCAGATGCTCCGATGGACTGAAAAGCGCTTGGCCGAACTGGCCGGCGAGGGGCTTTGCGGCTTCATCTTCAAGAGCAACTCGCCCAGCTCCGGCATGGAGCGGGTGAAAGTCTACACCGACAAAGGCATGCCGAACAAAGCCGGGCGGGGGATCTTCGCCGGGCTCTTCATGGATCGCTTCCCGCTGATCCCCGCGGAGGACGAGGGGCGCTTGCACGACCCGCGCCTGAGGGAGAATTTCATCGAGAGGATCTTCACCCTCAGGCGCTGGCGCGAGACGCTTGCCGGAAACAAAGGCCTCGGGCAACTGGTCCAGTTCCATACCCGGCACAAACTGCTGATCCTCTCCCACAGCGAAAAACACTACCGGGAGATGGGAAAGCTCGTCGCCGAGGGCAAGACCCGGCCGGTCGAAGAACTTTACGCCTCCTATGAGACCCTTCTGATGACCGCCCTTGCCCTCAAGACGACGAACCGGAAGAACACGAACGTTTTGCAGCACATGCTCGGCTATTTCAAACGGGACCTTTCCGCCGACGAGAAGCAGGAAATGCTGACCCTCATCGATCAATACGCCCAGGGGCTGATTCCCCTGATCGTCCCGATCACCCTGCTGAACCATTACGTTCGGAAATATCGACAGGGGTATCTCGCCGAGCAGGTCTATCTCAACCCCCACCCCACGGAGCTGAAGCTGCGGACGCATGTCTGA